A single region of the Stigmatopora argus isolate UIUO_Sarg chromosome 6, RoL_Sarg_1.0, whole genome shotgun sequence genome encodes:
- the mst1rb gene encoding macrophage-stimulating protein receptor isoform X3 has protein sequence MASWTPQWGTCVWLQTLLAFALANCPSLAPNPVNFSLVYTMPFFQAYGPIQNIVNNSLYQEVYVASQNVIEAVNRSLEKTWALRTGPVGSPECQVCDLCQIDKDPNFLEDTNNQVLLFDTLFMYLYSCGSSQYGVCYFHQLNSNGEPPSISKCLFRADANSAAYCPDCVASSLGTKVTMVEEGQTVYFFVAATVNESVTQRYGRKSISIRRPLATEDGFYSDVRGLTVLPGLRRTYHVEYVYSFFTQEFVYFVSVQRESPDQESSPFQTRLGRLPRNEWEMKRYREVILECRFEPKRRKRNVASEPYKDVVYNVVQAAHFGKAGRELAEELGAEEEDDILYGVFAVVDDNGVTEHDSAVCAFPMDNVNEAIADGVDDCCESGPEQLSRGLCHFQQCESCPHESMENNATCRDHPTMVSQPYYRVDLLNRQMTNVLLTSLLVTTIDNKTVAHIGTSTGRLLQLVLTRLNPIIFANYSLVENQRISSIAAVYSSEYLLFVIGDKPPSSWNVAGAQECVHGKASAQVPGGMSLAHHRSPGLVCKIRSGATDLSKPVNVTAEVHESEGGVKVEGRYAIDGKAGMPGFTFLIPNITEIQPNYGPLIGGTLITVTGAHLDAGRTRKVTLNDVPCPIQSVTKPKGIMSSIICLSQPVSEVQDVPLNVFIDKSPVLTTKVFYYKENPKITAVLPDCSFDRGSNILIEGENLDSVYRTIIHFKPNESHLKPATRECIGKAMSKRMQCITPVFPRDETEEGELSFDMDGAVGLWNKEFSYHPYAKPIPFETEGHELHLYPGFDEVSLHHQKLNLVSSCMTIIMTVAGVDCDAKVLDNEITCRIPKNITIPSEGLPVKISINGQVHNVGTVIRVSNHYMVGIVLGILAALVAGAVLAFVVMKHLRKKKKASMVETRLTHSVSRSATNNVELSPVGDYRRVVSMSPPTPTAGLVAFPGLAYAASNIDVTLTPLMAAEKISISSFRPQLLEEVKDVLIPAEMLLVQHHRIIGKGHFGTVYHGYFTDHSNREIHCAVKSLNRITDVEEVEQFLKEGILMKGFHHINVLSLLGILLPQEGLPLVVLPYMKHGDLRHFIRCEKRNPTVKDLIGFGLQVAKGMEYLAQKKFVHRDLAARNCMLDESYTVKVADFGMARDVFDKEYYSIQDHRKAKLPVKWMAIESLRTQKFTSKSDVWSFGVLMWEMLTRGASPYPEVDPYDITHYLLKGRRLPQPQYCPAPLYSIMLECWDPDPELRPNFATLVSAVTTILLSLEGEHYISLNVTYVNLDQPRPYPALTESADECGDTTDAESDSGSVSS, from the exons AAGATCCCAACTTCCTGGAGGACACAAACAATCAGGTGTTGTTGTTCGACACCCTCTTCATGTACTTGTATTCCTGCGGAAGTTCGCAGTACGGTGTGTGTTATTTCCATCAACTCAACAGCAACGGAGAGCCACCGTCTATTTCCAAGTGTTTGTTTCGAGCCGATGCCAACTCCGCTGCCTACTGTCCTGACTGTGTCGCCAGTTCTCTTGGTACCAAAGTCACCATGGTGGAGGAGGGTCAGACGGTCTACTTCTTTGTTGCCGCCACTGTTAATGAAAGCGTAACTCAGCGCTATGGAAGAAAGTCTATATCCATCCGTCGACCATTGGCGACGGAAGACGGCTTCTACAGCGATGTTCGTGGCCTGACCGTCCTTCCTGGGCTGAGAAGGACTTACCACGTCGAGTACGTCTACAGCTTTTTCACACAGGAGTTTGTGTACTTTGTCTCAGTGCAGAGAGAGAGCCCGGACCAAGAATCATCTCCTTTTCAAACGCGCCTCGGCCGCCTTCCACGGAATGAATGGGAGATGAAACGCTATCGCGAAGTCATTCTAGAGTGTCGTTTTGAACCTAAACGACGGAAGAGGAACGTGGCTAGCGAACCCTACAAGGATGTGGTCTACAATGTAGTTCAggcagcacattttggcaaagcTGGAAGGGAGCTTGCCGAAGAATTgggggcggaggaggaggatgacatCCTCTACGGCGTCTTTGCCGTGGTGGACGACAATGGAGTGACGGAGCATGATTCCGCCGTGTGCGCCTTCCCCATGGACAATGTGAATGAGGCCATCGCTGACGGGGTGGACGACTGCTGTGAGTCTGGACCAGAGCAACTCTCCAGGGGGCTTTGTCATTTCCAGCAATGTGAAAGTTGTCCTCACGAG AGCATGGAAAACAACGCCACTTGCAGAGACCACCCAACCATGGTTTCCCAGCCCTACTACAGAGTGGACCTCCTCAATCGACAGATGACAAATGTTCTTCTCACCTCACTGCTCGTGACCACAATCGACAACAAGACTGTTGCCCATATTGGTACGTCCACAGGTCGACTGTTGCAG CTTGTGCTGACAAGGTTGAATCCAATTATCTTCGCTAATTATTCTTTGGTGGAGAACCAAAGGATCTCATCTATTGCTGCAGTCTACTCATCAGAGTATCTCCTTTTCGTGATTGGAGACAAG CCCCCAAGTTCATGGAATGTGGCTGGTGCTCAGGAGTGTGTTCATGGGAAAGCGAGTGCTCAAGTGCCTGGAGGAATGAGTCTTGCCCACCACAGATCACCGGG CCTGGTGTGTAAGATTCGCTCTGGGGCCACTGACCTGTCAAAACCAGTCAACGTTACAGCGGAAGTGCATGAGAGTGAGGGAGGCGTGAAGGTAGAGGGACGTTATGCGATTGACGGGAAGGCAGGAATGCCCGGCTTTACATTTCTG ATACCCAACATCACAGAGATTCAGCCCAACTACGGCCCTCTTATCGGGGGCACATTAATCACAGTGACTGGAGCTCACTTGGATGCTGGACGGACAAGGAAAGTCACGCTCAATGATGTCCCTTGTCCGATACAAAG CGTCACTAAGCCTAAAGGCATTATGTCCTCCATCATCTGTTTGTCCCAGCCCGTCTCAGAGGTGCAGGATGTACCTCTCAATGTTTTCATCGACAAGTCTCCCGTTCTAACAACCAAAGTTTTTTACTACAAAGAAAACCCCAAGATCACAGCCGTACTGCCTGACTGTAGCTTTGACAG GGGATCAAATATTTTGATAGAAGGTGAAAATCTGGATTCTGTTTATCGTACCATCATCCACTTTAAACCCAATGAGAGCCACCTGAAGCCTGCGACAAGG gaGTGCATTGGCAAGGCCATGTCCAAAAGGATGCAATGCATCACTCCTGTATTTCCAAGAGATGAGACCGAGGAAGGAGAGCTTTCCTTCGATATGGACGGAGCGGTGGGACTTTGGAACAAAGAGTTCTCCTATCACCCTTACGCCAAGCCGATCCCCTTTGAAACAGAAGGACATGAGCTGCATTTATACCCTGGATTTGATGAAGTTTCTCTGCAT CATCAGAAACTAAACTTGGTTAGCTCCTGTATGACCATCATTATGACAGTAGCAGGTGTGGATTGTGATGCTAAAGTCCTGGATAATGAGATCACCTGCAGGATACCCAAAAATATAACCATCCCAAGTGAGGGACTACCTGTGAAG ATCTCCATTAACGGCCAAGTCCACAACGTGGGCACCGTTATAAGGGTGAGCAACCACTACATGGTGGGGATTGTGCTGGGGATCCTCGCTGCTCTGGTGGCCGGGGCAGTGCTGGCCTTTGTGGTCATGAAGCACttgaggaagaaaaagaaag CTTCCATGGTGGAGACTCGTTTGACCCACAGTGTTAGTCGTTCGGCGACAAATAATGTAGAATTATCCCCGGTTGGGGACTACAGGAGAG TAGTGTCCATGAGTCCCCCAACTCCTACTGCAGGGCTTGTGGCCTTCCCCGGCCTGGCTTACGCTGCAAGCAATATAGACGTTACTCTCACTCCTCTTATGGCTGCAGAGAAAATTTCCATTTCCAGTTTTAGGCCACAGTTGTTAGAAGAGGTTAAAGATGTTCTTATTCCTGCCGAAATGCTCCTCGTACAACACCATCGGATCATTGGGAAAG gtCATTTTGGAACAGTCTATCATGGCTACTTCACTGACCATAGCAACAGAGAAATACATTGTGCTGTCAAGTCTTTGAATA GAATAACAGATGTAGAGGAGGTGGAACAGTTTCTGAAAGAAGGCATTTTAATGAAGGGATTCCATCACATCAATGTCCTCTCTCTGCTGGGCATCCTTCTACCTCAAGAAGGTCTCCCACTGGTAGTTCTGCCATACATGAAACATGGAGACCTGCGCCACTTTATACGCTGCGAGAAGAGG AACCCGACCGTGAAGGATCTTATAGGCTTTGGACTACAAGTTGCCAAGGGGATGGAGTATTTGGCTCAGAAAAAGTTTGTCCACAGAGACCTGGCTGCACGCAACTGCAT GCTGGACGAGTCTTACACAGTCAAGGTGGCAGATTTCGGCATGGCAAGAGATGTTTTTGACAAGGAGTACTACAGTATTCAAGACCACAGGAAGGCTAAATTGCCCGTCAAATGGATGGCTATTGAGAGTCTACGGACGCAGAAGTTCACGTCAAAGTCTGACGTG TGGTCCTTTGGTGTGCTGATGTGGGAGATGCTGACCAGAGGAGCAAGCCCTTACCCAGAAGTGGACCCTTATGATATAACACACTACTTATTGAAAGGCAGGCGGCTGCCCCAGCCCCAGTATTGTCCTGCCCCTTT GTATAGCATTATGCTCGAGTGCTGGGATCCTGATCCAGAATTGAGGCCTAACTTTGCTACTTTGGTGTCGGCGGTTACCACCATCCTCTTAAGTCTGGAGGGAGAACATTACATCAGTCTGAATGTCACATATGTCAACCTGGACCAGCCCAGGCCCTACCCTGCGCTCACCGAGTCTGCCGATGAATGTGGAGACACCACGGACGCTGAGAGTGACTCGGGCTCTGTCTCTTCCTGA